The DNA sequence GCTGGTTTTCGCCGGGCGGCTGGGCTAGCCCCAGAGGTCCTCGGCGGAGCGCAGGGCCCGGCGCAGCAAGCCGATCTCGGCCTCGGCGGCGAAGACCAGGCGTTCGAGGGTGTCCAGGGTCAGTTCGACGACGGCGGCGGAGCCGGCCGTGGTGGTGAAGGCCAACAGTGCCCGGCGCGGCTGGTCGGCGTCGCCGACTTCGGCGGCGCTGACGTGGTAGCGGGCGCGGGCCCGTTCCTTGAGGGAGCGCACCACGCGGCGGCGGTCCTTGAGACTGCGGGCGTGGGGCAGCAGGAGTTCGACTTCGAGAATGCCGACGTAGAGCATGTTTATCAACGGGGCGGGACGGACGCCGAGACCCGCCCCGCCGGAGTGATCGGGCTACTCGCTCTGGCGGCGCCGAGCGGCGACGAGGGCGATGATCAGGTAGACCAGGCCGATGACGGCGCCGACGATCATCAGCGGGATGGCGATCTCGGGACCGATCTCCATCCCGGCCCACTCGAGGCGGTAATCCAGCAGGTCGGCGATGAAGCCGATCAGGCCGATGACGAAAATCAGGACGGCGATCGAGATGATGATATTCTTGCCGCGACGAGCCATTGCTATTCCTCCAGGTTGGGGTTATCGGCGGAAAACCGTTTACGGAAACGCAGCAGGATGTCAAGGAGCGCTACCAGAGCGCCGAGGGAGAAGAATGCCCAACCGAGCCAGGCCGGCGGCCAGGCGGTGTAGGTTGACGTTGAGCCGTTGATCGGGGGCAATAACAGGGCCAGCAGTCCCAGGCCGACGAGCCAGAGCCCGCTCTTCCAGTGGACGAAGTCTGCTGGACGTATCGCTTTGACGTTCATGGTCGGTGGATAAGTGGGACGCCCGCATTATAGCAGGACGGAGCCGGGGCGGCTAGTCGGACAGGGCGGTCTGGAGGTAGGCGACGATTTCCCGCGCGGCCTGCAACGGATCGCCGACGGGACGTACAACGAGTTCCCCGCGTCCGCGACCGTCGAGGCGGGGCCGTAAATCGCGCACGGCGCGGCAGGGGGTCAGGTCCACCCGGCCGACGCGGGCGAAGTCGTCGAAGGCCAGGCGCAGCCGGCGGCCGTCGACGCGGACCTCGCGCAGGCCCAGGGGGCTGCCGAGGAGCTTGATCTCCAGGGCGGTGAACAGGCGTTCGGCGGGGGCGGGAGGCTCGCCGAAGCGATCGGCGAACTCGCGGCGCAGCTCCACGGCTTCGCTCAGGCCGCGGACTTCGGCCAGGCGACGGTAGAGCTGGATCTTGAGCTCGGAACCGCCGACGTAGTCGTCGGGCAGGTAGGCGGAGAAATCGCCCTTGACCTCGGTGATCGGCTCGGGGGGGCGCTCCTCGCCCTGCAGCTCGGCGACGGCCTCTTTCAGCAGGCGGACGTAGAGGTCGAAACCAACCTGTTCGATGAAGCCGGACTGGGACTGGCCGAGGACATCGCCGGCGCCGCGCAGCTCGAGGTCGCGCTGGGCCAGGCGCAGACCGGAACCCAGCTCATTGAACTCGGCCACGGCGCGCAGGCGTTTGAAGGCGGGTTCGGGCAACACCCGGCGCGGCGGGGTGAAGAGGTAGGCGTAAGCCCGGTGGCGGCCACGCCCCACCCGGCCGCGCAACTGGTAGAGCTGGGCCAGGCCGAAGCGGTCGGCCCGGTTGATGATGATCGTGTTGACGTTGGGGATGTCGATGCCGTTCTCGATGAT is a window from the Candidatus Coatesbacteria bacterium genome containing:
- a CDS encoding DUF503 family protein, which encodes MLYVGILEVELLLPHARSLKDRRRVVRSLKERARARYHVSAAEVGDADQPRRALLAFTTTAGSAAVVELTLDTLERLVFAAEAEIGLLRRALRSAEDLWG